The following are from one region of the Schistocerca cancellata isolate TAMUIC-IGC-003103 chromosome 11, iqSchCanc2.1, whole genome shotgun sequence genome:
- the LOC126108382 gene encoding collagen alpha-1(VI) chain-like yields MHGIRGARGKREAHGIRGARGERETHGVRGARGERETHGVHGARGERETHGIRGRVARERDARRPGGEGRERDAQRPGDEGREREAWRRGGEGRERDTRRPGARGKREMHGIRGARGERERHGVGVARGERETHGVRGARGERESHGV; encoded by the coding sequence ATGCACGGCATCCGGGGGGCGAGGGGCAAGAGAGAGGCGCACGGCATCCGGGGggcgaggggcgagagagagacgcacggcgtccggggggcgaggggcgagagagagacACACGGCGTCCACGGggcgaggggcgagagagagacgcaCGGCATCCGGGGGCGAGTGgcgagagagagagacgcacggcgtccggggggcgaggggcgagagagagacgcaCAGCGTCCGGGGGacgaggggcgagagagagaggcaTGGCGTCGGGGGggcgaggggcgagagagagacACAAGGCGTCCGGGGGCCAGGGGCAAGAGAGAGATGCACGGCATCCGGGGggcgaggggcgagagagagaggcaTGGCGTCGGGGTggcgaggggcgagagagagacgcaCGGTGTCCGTGGGGCGAGGGGCGAGAGAGAGTCGCACGGCGTCtag
- the LOC126108383 gene encoding octapeptide-repeat protein T2-like has protein sequence MRERRTASGGRGARERRTASGGRGARERRTASGGRGARERRTASGGRGARERRTASGGAREGRTASGGQRRERDAPHTGGEGRQRDARHPGGVGRERDARRLGARGKRETHGVWGAETETHSVRGARGEREMHGVRTARGERERHGVRGTRGERETHGVRGMRDALHPGGEGREKDARHPGGEGRERDARRPEGEGRERDTRRPWGEGRERDARRPGGEWRERDALRPGGEGRERDARRPRDEGRERETQRQGARGERVTHGVRGASGERETQGVRGARGEREMHSIRGTRGERERHGVGGARGEKETHGVGGRGTRERRTASGVRGRERVARSPGAERETHGVERETHCVRGAKREMH, from the coding sequence ATGAGAGAGAGACGCACTGCATCCGGGGGGCGAGGGGCGAGAGAAAGACGCACGGCGTCCGGGGggcgaggggcgagagagagacgcacggcctccggggggcgaggggcgagagagagacgcacggcgtccggggggcgaggggcgagagagagacgcaCGGCGTCCGGGGGGGCGAGAGAAGGACGCACGGCGTCCGGGGGGCAGAGGCGAGAGAGAGATGCACCTCATACGGGGGGCGAGGGGCGACAGAGAGATGCACGGCATCCGGGAGGCGTGGGGCGAGAGAGAGACGCACGGCGTCTGGGGGCCAGGGGCAAGAGAGAGACACACGGCGTCTGGGGGGCCGAGACAGAGACGCACAGCGTCCGGGGGGCGAGGGGTGAGAGAGAGATGCACGGCGTCCGCACGGCGAGGGGCGAGAGAGAAAGGCACGGCGTCCGAGGGACGAGGGGCGAGAGAGAGACACACGGCGTCCGGGGGATGAGAGACGCACTGCATCCGGGGGGCGAGGGGCGAGAGAAAGACGCACGGCATCCGGGGggcgaggggcgagagagagacgcaCGGCGTCCAGAGggcgaggggcgagagagagacACACGGCGTCCATGGggcgaggggcgagagagagacgcaCGGCGTCCGGGGGGCGAGTGGCGAGAGAGAGACGCACTGCGTCCGGGGggcgaggggcgagagagagacgcaCGGCGTCCACGGGACGAGGgtcgagagagagagacacagcgtCAGGGGGCGAGGGGCGAGAGAGTGACGCACGGCGTCCGGGGGGCGAGTGGCGAGAGAGAGACGCAAGGTGTCCGGGGggcgaggggcgagagagagaTGCACAGCATCCGGGGGacgaggggcgagagagagaggcaCGGCGTCGGGGGGGCGAGAGGCGAGAAAGAGACGCACGGCGTCGGGGGGCGAGGGACAAGAGAGAGACGCACGGCGTCCGGGGTTCGAGGGCGAGAGAGAGTCGCACGGAGTCCGGGGGCCGAGAGAGAGACGCACGGCGTCGAGAGAGAGACGCACTGTGTCCGGGGGGCCAAGAGAGAGATGCACTGA
- the LOC126108384 gene encoding LWamide neuropeptides-like, with protein sequence MAAGGGESTHAGQGGKYARRPGGRVRTPAGGRVRTASGGAGERRTASGAQGRERDAPHPGGEGRQRDARHPGGEGREKDARRPGARGKRETHGVWGAETETHSVRGARGEREMHGVCTARGERERHGVRGTRGERETHGVRGMRDALHPGGEGRERDAWHPGGEGRERDARRPGGEGRERDTRRPGGEGRERDARRPGGEWRERDALRPGGEGRERDARRPWDEGRERETQRQGARGERETHGVRGASGERETQGVRGARGEREMHSIRGTRGERKRHGVGGARGERETHGVRGARDKRETHGVRGSRARESRTASGGRERDARRRERDALCPGGQERHALSPGGERETHCVRGREREALRPWGEREMHCVRGARERRTASRGRERDALHPGGERETHGIRRARGERETHGVRGPGPRERCTASGGRGARERGTASGGRGARERHTAPGG encoded by the coding sequence ATGGCGGCCGGGGGGGGGGAAAGTACGCACGCCGGCCAGGGGGGAAAGTACGCACGCCGGCCGGGTGGGAGAGTACGCACGCCGGCCGGGGGGAGAGTACGCACGGCGTCCGGGGGGGCGGGAGAGAGACGCACGGCGTCCGGGGCCCAGGGGCGAGAGAGAGATGCACCTCATCCGGGGGGCGAGGGGCGACAAAGAGATGCACGGCATCCGGGGGGCGAGGGGCGAGAGAAAGACGCACGGCGTCCGGGGGCCAGGGGCAAGAGAGAGACACACGGCGTCTGGGGGGCCGAGACAGAGACGCACAGCGTCCGGGGGGCGAGGGGTGAGAGAGAGATGCACGGCGTCTGCACGGCGAGGGGCGAGAGAGAAAGGCACGGCGTCCGAGGGACGAGGGGCGAGAGAGAGACACACGGCGTCCGGGGGATGAGAGACGCACTGCATCCGGGGggcgaggggcgagagagagacgcaTGGCATCCGGGGggcgaggggcgagagagagacgcacggcgtccagggggcgaggggcgagagagagacACACGGCGTCCGGGGggcgaggggcgagagagagacgcaCGGCGTCCGGGGGGCGAGTGGCGAGAGAGAGACGCACTGCGTCCGGGGggcgaggggcgagagagagacgcaCGGCGTCCATGGGACGAGGgtcgagagagagagacacagcgtcagggggcgaggggcgagagagagacgcaCGGCGTCCGGGGGGCGAGTGGCGAGAGAGAGACGCAAGGTGTCCGGGGggcgaggggcgagagagagaTGCACAGCATCCGGGGGACGAGGGGCGAGAGAAAGAGGCACGGCGTCGGGGGggcgaggggcgagagagagacgcaCGGCGTCCGGGGGGCGAGGGACAAGAGAGAGACGCACGGCGTCCGGGGTTCGAGGGCGAGAGAGAGTCGCACGGCGTCCGGGGGCCGAGAGAGAGACGCACGGCGTCGAGAGAGAGACGCACTGTGTCCGGGGGGCCAAGAGAGACATGCACTGAGtccggggggcgagagagagacgcaCTGCGTccgggggcgagagagagaggcaCTGCGTCCGTGGGGCGAGAGGGAGATGCACTGCGTCCGGGGGGCAAGAGAGAGACGCACTGCGTCcagggggcgagagagagacgcaCTGCAtccggggggcgagagagagacgcaCGGCATCCGGAGggcgaggggcgagagagagacgcaTGGCGTCCGGGGGCCAGGGCCGAGAGAAAGATGCACGGCATCCGGGGggcgaggggcgagagagagaggcaCGGCGTCCGGGGGACGAGGGGCGAGAGAGAGACACACGGCGCCCGGGGGATGA